From one Magnetofaba australis IT-1 genomic stretch:
- a CDS encoding calcium-binding protein, translating into MTAMPDGNVVESNMGDLAPMDISATAADGSEDMYFVVSDVPDGAVLAVGVDENGDIVQAGMNGGDGTWIVSADEIGDLMILPPEGVSGGEGFDMTVTAVTVEDDGAINFDSSVSFNVTLDDSYGEDGARTGASMEGGGESTTVVIADGDLPEGAMLSEGVYNPVSETWVMTGEEADALEILAPDDYDGGDLEVPMTTVTTSDSGEVSSDEVSFDVDADELGVAENDADVTMIDGGTGDDDLTGTGGDDWMMGGSGDDQLEGGAGDDIFEGGAGDDFMVGDAGNDLFIFGMNEGSDFISGGAGYTDVIRMDGMTEDPVMGLDDVGNWTITTEDGYSYVPGEGADDMDSIVFDEGDAAGTITLEDGTEIDFDGIDKIMW; encoded by the coding sequence GTGACTGCGATGCCTGACGGCAATGTGGTGGAATCCAATATGGGCGATCTGGCGCCAATGGACATCTCCGCCACCGCAGCCGACGGCTCGGAGGATATGTACTTCGTCGTCAGTGACGTGCCCGACGGCGCGGTGCTGGCGGTGGGAGTGGATGAGAACGGTGACATCGTCCAAGCCGGTATGAATGGCGGCGACGGCACCTGGATTGTCTCGGCCGATGAGATCGGCGACCTGATGATCCTGCCGCCGGAAGGCGTCAGCGGAGGTGAAGGGTTCGATATGACCGTCACCGCCGTGACTGTGGAGGATGATGGAGCCATTAACTTCGACAGCAGCGTCAGCTTCAATGTGACGCTGGATGATTCCTACGGTGAGGATGGCGCGCGTACCGGCGCCTCCATGGAAGGCGGCGGCGAATCCACTACGGTGGTGATCGCTGACGGCGACCTGCCGGAAGGGGCGATGCTCTCCGAGGGCGTCTACAACCCGGTGAGCGAAACCTGGGTGATGACCGGCGAAGAGGCCGACGCCCTGGAGATCCTGGCGCCGGATGACTACGACGGCGGCGATCTGGAAGTGCCGATGACCACCGTCACCACCAGCGACAGCGGTGAGGTGAGCAGCGATGAGGTCAGCTTTGACGTGGATGCCGACGAACTGGGCGTGGCGGAGAACGATGCCGACGTGACCATGATCGACGGCGGAACCGGCGACGATGATCTCACCGGAACCGGTGGCGATGACTGGATGATGGGCGGATCGGGCGACGACCAGCTGGAAGGCGGCGCCGGGGATGACATCTTCGAAGGCGGCGCGGGCGACGACTTCATGGTCGGCGATGCAGGCAACGACCTGTTCATCTTCGGCATGAACGAGGGCTCCGACTTCATCAGCGGCGGCGCCGGGTATACCGACGTGATCCGCATGGACGGCATGACTGAAGATCCGGTCATGGGTCTGGATGATGTGGGTAACTGGACCATCACCACTGAGGATGGCTACAGCTACGTGCCGGGTGAAGGCGCTGATGATATGGACTCCATCGTCTTCGACGAAGGCGATGCGGCAGGCACCATCACCTTGGAGGATGGCACCGAGATCGACTTCGATGGCATCGACAAGATCATGTGGTAA
- a CDS encoding polysaccharide deacetylase family protein, whose protein sequence is MKHRLLDLFYRLCAWFGVTGLFFFLNRRRTLHVTYHNVLPDAIFDNTPHLGMSHAASTFAAQVRVIAQCLPITVESEHAGHCRITFDDGYQNQGEVAGGILEEMGLRGVFFVPLEPLQGAGETLAVDQLLQWVSYAPAGAYTPLGVDLTLGDKAQRQAAFSRLYDAACADPSLWRKLPPALDALAPFAHLDMPDDMARLRFTPMPRDTLKSLAARGHRIACHGWDHRPLATLDDNAIAQEFARCAQLYQQHCNCDEFSYPFGGLREVDSRVVEACRRSPFSMGFLNTPQRPAWAQGEQSDFAIPRLCLPITETRPYVLKAKLSGLETFLKQAVRAR, encoded by the coding sequence ATGAAGCATCGTCTGCTGGATCTGTTCTACCGGCTGTGCGCCTGGTTCGGCGTCACGGGTCTGTTCTTCTTTCTCAATCGACGACGCACGCTGCACGTCACCTACCACAACGTGCTGCCCGATGCGATCTTCGACAATACGCCGCACCTGGGCATGTCCCACGCCGCCTCCACCTTTGCCGCGCAAGTGCGCGTTATCGCTCAGTGTCTCCCCATCACCGTAGAGTCCGAGCACGCTGGCCACTGTCGCATCACCTTTGACGACGGTTACCAAAACCAAGGCGAGGTGGCGGGCGGAATCCTGGAGGAGATGGGGCTGCGCGGGGTGTTTTTCGTCCCCTTGGAACCGCTGCAGGGCGCAGGCGAAACCCTGGCGGTGGACCAACTTCTGCAATGGGTCAGTTACGCCCCGGCAGGCGCCTACACCCCATTGGGGGTCGATTTGACTCTTGGCGACAAGGCCCAACGTCAAGCCGCCTTCTCGCGACTCTATGACGCCGCCTGCGCCGACCCGAGCCTTTGGCGCAAACTGCCGCCCGCCCTGGATGCGCTGGCGCCATTCGCCCACTTAGACATGCCCGACGATATGGCAAGATTGCGCTTCACCCCCATGCCCCGCGATACGCTCAAATCCCTGGCCGCGCGCGGCCATCGCATCGCCTGCCATGGCTGGGATCATCGGCCGTTGGCGACCCTGGATGATAACGCCATCGCGCAAGAGTTCGCCCGCTGCGCGCAACTCTACCAACAACACTGCAATTGCGATGAGTTCAGCTATCCGTTTGGCGGCTTGCGTGAAGTCGACTCTCGTGTGGTTGAGGCGTGCCGTCGCAGCCCGTTCTCCATGGGGTTCCTCAACACGCCCCAGCGTCCCGCATGGGCTCAAGGCGAGCAGAGCGACTTCGCCATTCCGCGCTTGTGTCTGCCCATAACCGAAACGCGCCCCTATGTACTCAAGGCGAAACTATCAGGGTTGGAAACGTTTCTCAAACAAGCGGTGCGCGCCCGATGA
- a CDS encoding serine/threonine-protein kinase, whose amino-acid sequence MARPSLPVGTEIGDYRIERLIGRGSYGLIYAAQDQRAGRQVALKEFYPQQYARRTETGRVGPKSGSEKIFQIDLELFEIESNLLHGVAPITGIAAPTGYIQSELGGFHSMPLVDGESLLSRSDRRSLGEDEIAQLAAELLRLTDWLHAQGILHLDIKLHNVMFDRQGQVWLSDFGAAVRLDETAQRDEPFIITAGFAPPEQVWGEGEQVGVEADWYGVGATLHTCLADFRPPDSDYRHRLVHERREPDPLVEVGPLAPGMPQALLDAVRGCLSLERKARHQGVEALRTWLQERGQTERAGDAVVAARRAGDLACLEENWTQARDGYESGAQVGDLPCQLALAWIYDEGNTTLNDESAALEVYGKAADQGRPLALYRVFRILEEREETPLASAEKYLLKAADAGYLRAVREVARRWVEHEGSIDWEVGHDMLWRAARMGSVTSQYWLAEWLDDEERWEEKWRWMTHAAQGGRRRAQLELGLAYCSGAHGVVAVNPKQARRWLEKAWNNGLSEAAAPLADLLARGAGGACDFPRAIDLLSRIEKWSGSRAAYGMGMAYWRARRPHYDPFTARQWFEKAVERGSKPALLALGEMCQDGVGGEQDVERAARCFERAAEAGLFEGDYALGRLLEKLAQSGDDPRWAQAKGHYESAAGQGHEEAAKRLRKMAKKGDEWTRVEPRGKRKRRKK is encoded by the coding sequence ATGGCCAGACCTTCGTTACCGGTGGGAACGGAAATCGGCGACTACCGCATCGAGCGACTGATTGGGCGAGGCTCGTATGGCCTTATCTACGCGGCGCAGGATCAGCGCGCCGGGCGGCAGGTGGCGCTGAAGGAGTTCTATCCCCAGCAGTATGCGCGGCGCACAGAGACGGGCCGCGTGGGGCCTAAAAGCGGATCGGAGAAGATTTTTCAGATCGATCTGGAGTTGTTTGAGATCGAATCGAACCTTTTGCATGGCGTCGCCCCAATTACCGGCATCGCTGCGCCCACAGGGTATATTCAGTCTGAACTGGGCGGCTTTCACAGTATGCCGTTGGTGGATGGCGAGAGCCTGCTATCGCGCAGCGATCGGCGTAGTTTGGGCGAGGATGAGATCGCGCAACTGGCAGCCGAACTCCTGCGGTTGACCGATTGGTTGCATGCGCAGGGTATCCTGCACCTGGATATTAAGCTGCACAACGTGATGTTTGATCGCCAAGGCCAGGTTTGGCTCAGCGACTTCGGCGCCGCCGTGCGCCTTGATGAGACGGCGCAACGCGATGAGCCGTTCATTATTACGGCTGGGTTCGCGCCGCCGGAGCAGGTGTGGGGCGAGGGCGAGCAGGTGGGGGTGGAGGCTGATTGGTATGGCGTTGGCGCCACGCTGCATACCTGTTTGGCCGATTTTCGTCCGCCGGATTCCGACTATCGCCATCGTTTGGTGCATGAGCGGCGTGAGCCGGATCCTCTGGTCGAAGTGGGACCGTTGGCGCCGGGGATGCCACAGGCGTTATTGGATGCCGTGCGGGGTTGTTTAAGTTTAGAGCGTAAAGCGCGCCATCAGGGGGTTGAGGCGTTGCGTACGTGGCTGCAAGAGCGTGGGCAAACGGAGAGGGCTGGAGATGCGGTTGTCGCCGCGCGCCGGGCGGGTGATCTTGCCTGTCTCGAAGAGAACTGGACGCAGGCGCGCGATGGCTATGAAAGCGGCGCACAGGTGGGAGACTTGCCATGTCAGCTTGCGCTGGCATGGATCTATGATGAGGGCAACACCACGCTCAATGATGAGTCGGCGGCGCTGGAGGTCTATGGCAAAGCGGCGGATCAGGGGCGCCCGTTGGCGCTCTATCGCGTTTTTCGGATTTTGGAGGAGCGTGAGGAGACGCCGCTGGCTTCTGCGGAGAAATATCTGCTCAAGGCGGCGGATGCCGGTTACTTGCGCGCGGTGCGAGAGGTGGCGCGGCGCTGGGTGGAGCATGAGGGGAGCATTGATTGGGAAGTGGGTCACGACATGCTGTGGAGAGCGGCGCGTATGGGCTCGGTGACCAGCCAATACTGGTTGGCGGAGTGGCTCGACGATGAGGAGCGTTGGGAAGAGAAGTGGCGCTGGATGACCCATGCGGCGCAGGGCGGACGGCGGCGTGCGCAATTGGAGCTGGGGCTGGCCTATTGCAGCGGCGCTCATGGCGTGGTGGCGGTCAATCCCAAGCAGGCGCGGCGCTGGTTGGAGAAGGCGTGGAACAATGGCTTGAGCGAAGCGGCGGCCCCGTTGGCGGATTTGCTGGCAAGAGGCGCAGGGGGGGCTTGCGATTTTCCCCGCGCCATTGATCTGCTCTCGCGCATTGAGAAGTGGAGCGGTTCGCGCGCCGCCTATGGCATGGGCATGGCCTACTGGCGCGCGCGTCGACCGCACTATGATCCGTTCACCGCCCGGCAGTGGTTTGAAAAAGCGGTTGAGCGGGGCTCCAAGCCCGCGCTGCTGGCCTTGGGCGAGATGTGTCAGGATGGCGTGGGCGGGGAGCAGGATGTTGAACGCGCCGCCCGCTGCTTTGAGCGCGCTGCCGAGGCTGGCTTGTTTGAAGGCGATTATGCGTTGGGTCGATTATTGGAAAAGTTGGCGCAGAGCGGCGATGATCCACGCTGGGCGCAGGCCAAAGGCCATTATGAGTCCGCTGCTGGGCAGGGGCATGAGGAGGCCGCCAAACGTCTGCGCAAAATGGCCAAGAAAGGCGATGAGTGGACGCGGGTTGAACCGCGTGGCAAGCGCAAACGGCGCAAAAAGTAA
- a CDS encoding SLAC1 anion channel family protein has product MNAPAASDRLSHLPISFFAVVMGLCGLTLAWTKGEHVLGLPFVSPMLAALVAAVFLTLAALFLVKLVRHADAVRDELHHPIKLSFFPTLSISMLLFAVVVLELAPRLSHGLWLVGAGLHLGFTLYVLGAWINHEHFQIQHMNPSWFIPVVGNIIVPVAGVAHGYTEISWFFFSIGLLFWLVLKAVVFYRLIFHPPLPGKLTPTLFILIAPPAVGFISYLKLTGSLDPFARILYYAGLFLTLLLLTQARRFARLQFFLSWWAYSFPLAAITIATMALYERLHTPALMALSWGLLGLLCVVIAGLSWRTLLAVRRREICVAD; this is encoded by the coding sequence ATGAACGCACCCGCCGCTTCCGATCGATTAAGCCACTTGCCGATCTCCTTTTTCGCCGTGGTTATGGGGCTGTGTGGCCTCACCTTGGCCTGGACCAAAGGCGAGCATGTGCTGGGCTTGCCGTTTGTCAGCCCCATGTTAGCGGCGCTGGTGGCGGCGGTGTTTCTGACCCTGGCCGCGCTGTTCCTGGTTAAATTGGTGCGCCATGCGGATGCGGTGCGCGATGAGCTGCATCACCCCATCAAACTCAGTTTTTTCCCTACGCTCTCCATCAGCATGCTGCTGTTTGCGGTGGTGGTGCTGGAGTTGGCCCCGCGCCTGTCCCATGGATTGTGGCTGGTGGGGGCGGGGCTGCATCTGGGCTTCACCCTCTATGTGTTGGGGGCGTGGATCAATCACGAACACTTCCAGATTCAGCACATGAACCCCTCCTGGTTCATCCCGGTGGTGGGCAATATCATCGTGCCGGTGGCGGGGGTGGCCCATGGCTATACGGAGATCTCCTGGTTCTTCTTTAGCATCGGCCTGCTGTTCTGGCTGGTGCTCAAGGCGGTGGTGTTCTATCGCCTGATCTTCCATCCACCGCTGCCGGGCAAGCTGACGCCGACGCTGTTCATCCTCATCGCGCCTCCGGCGGTGGGGTTCATCTCCTATTTGAAACTGACTGGATCGCTGGATCCGTTTGCGCGCATCCTCTATTACGCCGGGCTGTTTCTCACTCTGCTGCTGCTGACCCAGGCGAGGCGCTTTGCCCGCTTGCAGTTCTTCCTCTCCTGGTGGGCCTACTCCTTCCCGTTGGCGGCTATCACCATCGCCACCATGGCGCTGTATGAACGGCTGCACACGCCCGCCTTGATGGCGCTCTCCTGGGGGCTGCTCGGGTTGTTGTGCGTGGTGATCGCCGGGTTGAGCTGGCGCACCCTGCTGGCGGTGCGGCGACGGGAGATCTGTGTGGCCGATTAG
- a CDS encoding caspase family protein yields MSVGGGRWWWVICVALAWSVASASVVSAQEIPAWRYVPLHDGVAALFKQSEHRYRVHPLRADGSGEIDPQQFQRLILNYARFESFEFDHDAQQQQRLKRTVFGERMRLTDGGRLDQSRTFPLEGKSYRITFHPDGERELTPLKSFQPDDKTRAQILERHAEPELHDALGQWLTQQSWDSDQWRELPPALTQTMGLQQAALRIVGAEERWHRQVIRFAARCRDRLDLAHLTGDLRGELFIDAQTGRPLQWGVTGPAQGEPYAGKSGQLRNIGVINRVRVWNYSDAPLWGLHVRAIPQVAPSARVTALDLTADGRTLAFLSDAGQLTFWDVPLRRVRAAFADDSDDLFFASHGDLLGVTSETGAAHGYMTAQEPTPFGSGPTTAMRKEPDERPRARTHLGLYPVLGYPDGWVAMLNLGWKKNTPMAFQLDKTGVAALGANDAGDRLATLGHDGRLTLWRLGFAGCDQTELLTKWCKNLQLQEREAVAHLDGVARPADVRRLLVAPDGAWVAWLGADGAWQRWFVASGQRESVAQVGRVGDLDAAGRTLLTERGVWDLAQTPPEPLRAWSDPDASAVALSPAGDVAFLAISATEGARIELRDVASGTLLETVRPRSWPIVTTTSMHAGQMMLVGKRQTGQWDLRAPAFEAQAAVNPPQAIHLQARESGMDMAMRWEAGAWFGPLSEQAAQTQKPVMGVWSASALSQDGRVALGDWRGQVTIRSVQGDAPARTLRVEPGAAVRDLLFLPDHPTVDLVAALGDGRVVAWGKSDSEPLWSRSQTWYNPQHVKLATDARGARLALGPVRDAKGAFWNPYIPVIRLLDPATGAVERDMQPAWGLGDATHLALSPDGALLAAGVKSGELTLFDVASGVAQAHFSAHDVAIQSLGFIDDGARLFTAGADGAVKLWSVRSPAPMATPFPNFLQQQFLRAFGLFRWTHHVATLIGAGEKDHIIATDDGYYSVSPGALRALALTQGGKAFDFESFDLYMNRPDVVLERLGYASERRLAVLRAAHVKRLKREGVMALTPHQALKRPKLRLTRDLSAVSEAEHVTLSLEAQSGDAPLKRLRVWVNSVPEASVDGREMSADAWQGDITVGLAPGENRIQVAAEDARGVLSARRTIVVNSSLSAPQPDLYIMAVGVSRYKRPGLNLTYAAKDARDLTMLFQSLEGKLYQRVHVALVDNDKVERQSVRRTAAQFFAPARASDQAILFFAGHGVLDDELDYWFGAHSLDPDNPAEAGIAYAEIPALLAQTRARNRLILIDSCHAGEVDPELDVLPDPDVLEAEEEEAEELAGRGLKRHLKRFAARSAGRVGRVGLGASFHAMQRLFSNLEADAGAVVLAAAGGVEYALESAQWSNGVFTYALREGLESGRADADDDGQIRVSELRDWLARRVRELTYNQQHPTERSANPDLDFPVALSTAQGRGK; encoded by the coding sequence ATGAGTGTTGGTGGGGGTCGGTGGTGGTGGGTGATCTGTGTGGCGCTGGCTTGGTCTGTGGCGTCAGCTTCCGTTGTCTCAGCGCAAGAGATCCCTGCTTGGCGCTATGTTCCGCTGCACGATGGGGTGGCGGCTCTGTTCAAGCAGTCCGAGCACCGCTATCGCGTGCATCCGCTGCGCGCGGACGGCTCCGGCGAGATCGACCCGCAGCAGTTTCAGCGTCTCATCCTCAACTACGCCCGTTTTGAATCCTTTGAGTTCGACCATGACGCGCAGCAGCAGCAGCGGCTGAAACGCACGGTGTTCGGCGAGCGTATGCGTCTGACCGATGGCGGGAGGCTCGATCAGAGCCGAACCTTTCCCCTCGAAGGAAAGAGCTATCGCATCACCTTCCACCCCGATGGCGAGCGCGAACTGACGCCGCTGAAATCTTTCCAGCCCGATGACAAGACCCGCGCGCAGATTCTCGAACGTCACGCCGAGCCGGAGCTGCATGACGCGCTGGGCCAGTGGTTGACGCAGCAGAGTTGGGACTCCGACCAGTGGCGGGAGCTGCCGCCAGCATTGACCCAGACCATGGGCCTGCAGCAGGCGGCGCTGCGCATCGTTGGGGCTGAGGAGCGTTGGCACCGGCAGGTGATCCGTTTTGCGGCGCGCTGTCGCGATAGGTTGGATCTGGCGCATCTGACGGGTGATCTGCGTGGGGAGCTGTTCATCGACGCGCAGACCGGGCGGCCGTTGCAGTGGGGCGTCACCGGCCCGGCCCAGGGCGAACCGTACGCCGGCAAGAGCGGTCAACTGCGCAACATCGGCGTGATCAATAGGGTGCGGGTGTGGAACTACTCCGACGCCCCGCTGTGGGGGCTGCATGTGCGCGCCATTCCCCAGGTGGCGCCCTCTGCGCGCGTCACGGCGCTGGATCTGACCGCCGATGGCAGAACCCTGGCGTTTCTCTCCGACGCCGGGCAACTCACCTTTTGGGACGTGCCGCTGCGTCGCGTGCGCGCCGCCTTTGCCGATGATTCCGACGACCTGTTCTTCGCATCTCATGGCGATCTGTTGGGCGTGACCAGCGAAACCGGCGCGGCGCATGGGTACATGACGGCGCAGGAGCCCACGCCATTCGGCTCCGGGCCGACAACAGCGATGCGCAAGGAGCCCGATGAACGCCCGCGCGCGCGGACCCATCTCGGGCTCTATCCGGTGCTGGGCTACCCGGATGGCTGGGTGGCGATGCTCAATCTGGGGTGGAAGAAGAACACGCCGATGGCGTTTCAGTTGGACAAAACCGGGGTGGCGGCGCTGGGCGCCAATGATGCGGGCGACCGACTGGCGACGTTGGGCCACGATGGCCGCTTGACCCTGTGGCGATTGGGATTTGCAGGCTGCGATCAAACAGAGCTGCTGACCAAGTGGTGTAAGAACCTGCAACTCCAGGAGCGTGAGGCGGTCGCGCACCTGGACGGCGTGGCGCGGCCCGCCGATGTGCGGCGTCTGCTGGTGGCGCCCGATGGCGCGTGGGTGGCGTGGCTCGGCGCCGATGGCGCATGGCAGCGCTGGTTTGTGGCCAGCGGCCAGCGGGAGAGCGTGGCGCAGGTTGGGCGTGTGGGGGATCTGGACGCCGCCGGGCGCACTTTGCTCACCGAGCGCGGGGTATGGGATTTGGCGCAAACGCCGCCCGAGCCACTGCGTGCGTGGTCCGACCCCGACGCCAGCGCCGTGGCGTTGAGTCCGGCGGGGGATGTGGCGTTTCTTGCCATATCGGCAACGGAGGGCGCGCGCATTGAGTTGCGCGATGTGGCCAGTGGAACGTTGCTGGAGACGGTGCGGCCGCGCAGTTGGCCCATTGTGACCACCACCTCCATGCACGCCGGGCAGATGATGTTGGTGGGCAAGCGGCAGACGGGGCAATGGGATCTGCGCGCGCCCGCGTTCGAGGCGCAGGCGGCGGTGAATCCGCCGCAAGCGATCCATCTACAAGCGCGCGAGTCCGGCATGGATATGGCCATGCGCTGGGAGGCGGGGGCGTGGTTCGGACCGCTTTCTGAGCAGGCGGCGCAGACGCAAAAGCCGGTGATGGGCGTGTGGAGCGCCAGCGCGCTGTCACAAGATGGGCGGGTCGCCTTGGGGGATTGGCGCGGCCAGGTGACGATTCGCTCCGTACAGGGGGATGCGCCCGCGCGGACTCTGCGCGTGGAGCCCGGCGCGGCGGTGCGGGATCTGCTGTTTCTGCCCGACCATCCAACGGTGGATCTGGTGGCGGCGCTGGGTGATGGGCGCGTGGTGGCGTGGGGCAAAAGCGATAGCGAGCCGCTCTGGAGCCGCTCGCAGACTTGGTATAATCCCCAACATGTGAAACTGGCCACGGATGCGCGCGGGGCGCGGCTGGCGTTGGGGCCGGTGCGGGACGCCAAGGGGGCGTTCTGGAACCCCTACATCCCGGTAATCCGGCTGCTGGACCCCGCCACCGGCGCAGTGGAGCGCGATATGCAGCCGGCATGGGGCTTGGGCGACGCCACACATCTTGCGTTGAGTCCCGATGGCGCGCTGCTGGCTGCGGGCGTCAAGAGTGGCGAGTTGACGCTGTTTGATGTCGCCTCAGGGGTGGCGCAGGCGCATTTCTCCGCCCACGATGTGGCGATTCAGAGTCTCGGTTTTATCGATGACGGCGCGCGTCTGTTTACCGCTGGAGCCGATGGCGCAGTCAAACTCTGGTCGGTGCGCTCGCCTGCGCCGATGGCGACGCCATTTCCCAATTTTCTGCAGCAGCAGTTCCTGCGCGCCTTCGGGTTGTTCCGCTGGACCCACCACGTCGCCACCCTCATCGGCGCCGGGGAGAAGGATCACATCATCGCCACCGATGACGGCTACTACAGCGTTTCGCCCGGCGCGCTGCGCGCCCTGGCGCTGACCCAAGGCGGCAAGGCGTTCGATTTTGAATCCTTCGATCTCTATATGAACCGCCCCGATGTGGTGCTGGAGCGTCTGGGCTACGCCTCGGAGCGGCGTCTGGCGGTGCTGCGGGCCGCCCACGTCAAACGCCTCAAACGCGAAGGCGTCATGGCGCTTACTCCGCATCAGGCGCTCAAGCGACCGAAACTGCGTCTCACCCGCGATCTGTCCGCCGTCAGCGAGGCGGAGCATGTGACGCTGTCGCTGGAAGCCCAGAGCGGCGATGCGCCGCTCAAGCGGCTGCGGGTGTGGGTCAATTCGGTGCCGGAGGCTTCAGTTGATGGGCGGGAGATGAGCGCCGATGCGTGGCAAGGCGACATCACCGTGGGGTTGGCCCCGGGGGAGAACCGGATTCAGGTCGCCGCCGAAGATGCGCGCGGCGTACTCAGCGCCCGTCGCACCATAGTGGTGAACTCCTCCCTGTCGGCGCCGCAGCCGGATCTCTATATCATGGCGGTGGGGGTGTCGCGCTATAAACGTCCGGGGTTGAATCTCACCTACGCCGCCAAGGATGCCCGCGACCTGACCATGCTGTTTCAGTCCCTGGAAGGGAAGCTTTATCAGCGCGTGCATGTGGCGCTGGTGGACAATGACAAGGTCGAGCGGCAGTCGGTGCGGCGCACGGCGGCGCAGTTTTTCGCGCCTGCGCGGGCTTCGGATCAGGCGATTCTCTTCTTTGCCGGTCACGGGGTGCTGGACGATGAGCTGGATTATTGGTTCGGCGCCCACTCTCTGGATCCGGATAATCCCGCCGAGGCGGGCATCGCTTACGCGGAGATCCCCGCGCTGCTGGCGCAGACCCGCGCGCGCAATCGGCTGATTCTCATCGATAGCTGTCACGCCGGGGAAGTGGATCCGGAGTTGGACGTCCTGCCCGACCCGGACGTGCTGGAGGCTGAGGAAGAGGAGGCTGAGGAGCTCGCCGGTCGCGGATTGAAACGCCATCTCAAACGCTTTGCCGCGCGCTCGGCGGGGCGTGTGGGGCGGGTGGGCTTGGGCGCCAGCTTTCACGCCATGCAGAGACTCTTCTCCAATTTGGAGGCCGATGCGGGCGCGGTGGTGCTGGCGGCGGCGGGCGGCGTGGAGTATGCGCTGGAGTCGGCTCAGTGGTCCAACGGCGTGTTCACCTATGCTCTGCGAGAAGGGCTGGAGTCTGGCCGCGCCGATGCCGATGACGATGGACAGATTCGGGTTTCGGAGTTGCGCGATTGGCTTGCTCGGCGCGTGCGCGAATTGACTTACAATCAGCAGCATCCGACCGAGCGCTCCGCCAATCCGGATCTGGATTTCCCGGTGGCGCTTTCCACTGCACAGGGGAGGGGTAAGTGA
- the rfbB gene encoding dTDP-glucose 4,6-dehydratase: MPPPRDATPQAPTPHEPLSMLVTGGAGFIGSNFVRVMLDNHPTLLVCVLDKLTYAGCKENLQEVWENPRLSFVEGDICDAKLVADLFARHKFDTVIHFAAESHVDNSISGPAAFIQTNFVGSFVLLEAARTAWLSADGKSVAADQRRFVHVSTDEVYGQLTREDSPFEESTPYDPRSPYSATKAGADHLASAYFHTYGLPVVITNCSNNYGPRQHDEKFLPTVIRSCRHQQPIPIYGDGSNIRDWLWVEDHCHGIDRAARLGQTGRSYNFGGNCERPNIEVARKICHLMDVRYPDNAPHEKLLTFVEDRLGHDWRYAVSFQRAQAELGWRPTTNFEQGLADTVDWYAPRY; this comes from the coding sequence ATGCCCCCGCCCAGAGACGCCACGCCCCAGGCGCCAACGCCTCATGAACCGCTGTCGATGCTGGTCACCGGCGGCGCGGGGTTTATCGGCTCCAATTTCGTGCGTGTGATGTTGGACAACCACCCCACGCTATTGGTATGCGTGCTGGACAAACTCACCTATGCGGGCTGCAAAGAGAATCTGCAGGAAGTGTGGGAAAATCCGCGTCTGAGCTTTGTGGAAGGGGATATTTGCGACGCAAAGCTGGTGGCCGACCTGTTCGCCCGGCACAAGTTTGACACCGTGATCCACTTCGCCGCCGAGAGCCACGTGGACAACTCCATCAGCGGTCCGGCGGCCTTCATTCAGACCAACTTTGTCGGCAGCTTCGTGCTGCTGGAGGCGGCGCGCACGGCTTGGCTCAGCGCCGACGGCAAGAGTGTGGCGGCGGATCAGCGCCGCTTCGTCCACGTCTCCACCGATGAAGTGTATGGGCAGCTCACCCGAGAGGATTCACCGTTTGAGGAGTCCACCCCTTACGACCCGCGCTCGCCTTACTCCGCCACCAAGGCCGGCGCCGACCACTTGGCCAGCGCCTATTTCCATACCTACGGCCTGCCGGTGGTGATCACCAACTGCTCCAACAACTACGGCCCGCGCCAGCACGACGAAAAATTTCTGCCCACCGTCATCCGCTCCTGTCGACATCAACAACCGATCCCCATCTATGGCGACGGCTCCAATATTCGCGACTGGTTGTGGGTGGAGGATCACTGCCACGGCATCGACCGCGCCGCGCGTCTAGGGCAGACAGGGCGCAGCTATAACTTCGGCGGTAACTGCGAGCGCCCCAATATCGAAGTGGCGCGTAAGATCTGTCATTTGATGGATGTGCGCTACCCAGACAACGCCCCCCATGAGAAATTGCTCACCTTTGTTGAGGATCGCTTAGGTCACGACTGGCGCTATGCGGTCTCATTCCAGCGCGCGCAAGCAGAGTTGGGGTGGCGACCCACCACAAATTTCGAGCAGGGTTTGGCCGACACCGTGGATTGGTACGCGCCACGCTATTGA